In the Setaria italica strain Yugu1 chromosome VI, Setaria_italica_v2.0, whole genome shotgun sequence genome, one interval contains:
- the LOC105914598 gene encoding glycine-rich cell wall structural protein-like — MAHAKAAVVVLGAAVIASCLLAAESRHIAARKDLGVGLGGGGTGGVGVGTGGGLGVGAGGDVGAGSGVGIGVGGGGDSGSGSGSGSGSYSGSGSGSGSGGAGSSAGSGAGSYAESGAGSNAGSGGGGSSAGSRAGSYAGSNAGDGGSGAGSEAGSYGGPGAGPHGSSGAGSYAGSRAGS, encoded by the coding sequence ATGGCGCACGCGAaggcggccgtcgtcgtcctcggcgccgCGGTGATCGCGTCGTGCCTTCTCGCGGCTGAGAGCCGCCACATTGCTGCCCGGAAGGACCTGGgcgtcggcctcggcggcggcggcaccggcggggtCGGTgtcggcacgggcggcggcctGGGGGTCGGCGCGGGTGGCGACGTGGGAGCCGGCTCAGGGGTTGGCattggcgtcggcggcggcggcgactctgGCTCGGGCTCCGGGTCTGGCTCGGGTTCCTACTCTGGCTCCGGTTCTGGGTCGGGGTCCGGTGGTGCAGGGTCATCGGCCGGGTCCGGTGCCGGTTCATACGCCGAGTCGGGAGCCGGTTCTAACGCGGGGTCCGGTGGAGGAGGCTCGAGCGCTGGCTCGAGGGCCGGCTCGTACGCTGGCTCTAACGCCGGTGATGGAGGATCCGGCGCGGGCTCTGAAGCTGGCTCGTACGGCGGCCCCGGAGCCGGCCCACACGGGAGCTCCGGTGCTGGCTCGTACGCGGGGTCCAGAGCCGGCTCCTAA